A stretch of the Oscillatoria sp. FACHB-1407 genome encodes the following:
- a CDS encoding chromate transporter, with amino-acid sequence MYSGFICICSGLAIVPFLYGGVVKHYQWLDAQQFLDAVAVAMITPGPVVITTGFIGFLVAGFSGACIAALGTFIPCYLLTIIPAPYFKKHGKKPAIAAFVNGVTVARLTKLRSWKAAEDGKFTLKGIILLLLGCNGRLRVRQA; translated from the coding sequence TTGTACAGCGGGTTCATTTGTATTTGCAGTGGGTTAGCGATCGTTCCTTTCCTTTATGGTGGGGTGGTTAAGCACTATCAGTGGCTGGATGCTCAACAGTTTCTGGATGCAGTAGCAGTGGCAATGATTACGCCAGGTCCGGTTGTGATTACGACTGGGTTTATTGGCTTTTTGGTGGCAGGGTTTTCAGGGGCGTGTATTGCGGCTCTGGGAACGTTTATTCCTTGCTACCTACTCACGATTATCCCAGCCCCTTACTTTAAGAAGCATGGCAAGAAGCCTGCGATCGCTGCCTTTGTCAATGGTGTGACGGTTGCTCGACTGACAAAACTAAGAAGCTGGAAAGCGGCTGAGGACGGTAAATTCACGCTCAAAGGAATCATTCTGTTGTTGCTTGGATGCAATGGCAGGTTGAGGGTCAGGCAGGCTTGA
- a CDS encoding chromate transporter produces MTDAVEKQEQSPSELTRPPYSLWQLTLYLIKLGSLGFGGPIALVGYMHRDLVEERQWISEASYQEGLTLAQVAPGPLAA; encoded by the coding sequence ATGACTGATGCCGTAGAAAAACAAGAACAGTCTCCATCCGAACTCACGAGGCCACCATACTCACTCTGGCAACTGACACTCTATTTAATCAAATTAGGCAGTTTAGGGTTTGGTGGTCCGATCGCCCTCGTGGGTTACATGCACCGCGACTTGGTTGAAGAGCGGCAGTGGATTTCTGAGGCGAGTTATCAAGAAGGATTAACCCTAGCTCAGGTTGCTCCGGGTCCGCTTGCTGCCTAA
- a CDS encoding AAA-like domain-containing protein, producing the protein MKEAEFKVILEDLTSKQQKVLQRFLRGETDEAIADALYLEPSTIRRHLANIGKAFKLNNKNGQHYSYREDLIDLFARFQPELVSPEAMRGGLLKNPEFPGSPLSLDSAFYVERSPEEERSLREIIKPGALIRIRAPQRMGKTSLLNRILTAAQSADITIVRINLRQAELAVLETLDSFLQWFCSNLSRRLNLAANLDEYWDAERFGSLSSCTTFMQSVILEAFPQGVVLGLDDVDWLFEYEAIAQGFFTLLRSWHEEANNLEVWQRLRLVIAHSTEVYIPLHLNQSPFNVGLPIRLTELPASQVHLLATRYGLRWSTQDEQDLMNVVGGHPYLLQLAFYHLHQGDLALTALLQTAPTQAGIYRDHLRRLWQLLQEHPELQQSFDQVIQADAGIVLNPQIAYQLESVGLVKLKGDRATVSCELYRQYFLRHPAVRS; encoded by the coding sequence ATGAAAGAAGCTGAGTTCAAAGTCATTTTGGAGGATCTAACCTCCAAACAGCAGAAGGTGTTGCAGCGATTTTTGCGCGGCGAAACCGATGAAGCAATCGCCGATGCTTTATATCTAGAACCTTCTACCATTCGTCGCCATTTAGCCAACATTGGCAAAGCTTTCAAACTCAATAACAAAAACGGGCAGCACTATTCCTACCGAGAAGATTTGATTGACTTGTTTGCTCGTTTCCAACCAGAATTAGTCAGTCCAGAAGCGATGCGGGGTGGGCTTTTAAAGAATCCAGAGTTTCCAGGAAGTCCGTTATCTCTGGATTCGGCATTCTACGTCGAGCGGAGTCCGGAGGAGGAGCGATCGCTGCGAGAAATCATCAAACCGGGAGCACTGATCCGGATTCGCGCACCTCAGCGAATGGGCAAAACATCCTTGTTGAATCGCATCCTGACAGCAGCACAGTCGGCCGACATTACCATTGTTCGTATCAATCTGCGGCAGGCGGAACTTGCGGTTCTAGAAACACTCGATAGCTTTTTGCAGTGGTTTTGTTCTAATTTGAGTCGTCGTTTGAATCTGGCTGCCAATCTTGATGAATATTGGGATGCAGAGCGGTTTGGCAGCCTCAGTAGCTGCACGACATTTATGCAATCGGTCATTCTAGAAGCATTTCCGCAGGGGGTAGTTTTAGGTTTAGATGATGTCGATTGGTTGTTTGAATACGAAGCGATCGCCCAGGGATTTTTTACCTTACTGCGAAGCTGGCACGAGGAGGCGAATAACCTGGAAGTGTGGCAGCGGTTGCGGTTAGTCATTGCCCACTCGACCGAGGTTTACATTCCCCTGCATTTAAATCAATCCCCCTTTAATGTGGGCTTACCCATCCGGTTAACGGAATTACCTGCATCGCAAGTTCATCTTTTAGCAACTCGTTACGGTTTGCGATGGTCAACGCAAGACGAACAGGATTTGATGAATGTAGTTGGGGGGCATCCCTACCTCCTGCAACTAGCTTTTTATCATCTCCATCAGGGTGATTTGGCACTCACGGCACTGCTGCAAACTGCCCCCACTCAAGCCGGAATCTATCGAGATCATTTGCGACGACTGTGGCAACTGCTACAGGAACATCCAGAATTACAGCAATCTTTTGATCAAGTTATCCAGGCAGACGCAGGAATTGTGCTGAATCCGCAAATCGCATACCAGTTAGAAAGCGTGGGTTTAGTGAAATTGAAGGGCGATCGCGCAACGGTAAGCTGTGAACTGTATCGACAATATTTCTTGCGTCATCCAGCAGTGCGATCGTAA